A region from the Triticum urartu cultivar G1812 chromosome 1, Tu2.1, whole genome shotgun sequence genome encodes:
- the LOC125535907 gene encoding uncharacterized protein LOC125535907: MSSQRMGRHQRRASQSVFALPENFAALDDVPPSDEHRKADGGGATEQQQQGAGRHRRAMSMAVASSRDLEMIKEDVGGYSNYKIGA; the protein is encoded by the coding sequence ATGTCGTCGCAGCGGATGGGGCGTCACCAGCGCCGGGCGTCTCAGAGCGTGTTCGCGCTGCCGGAGAACTTCGCGGCCCTCGACGACGTGCCGCCGTCCGACGAGCACCGGaaggcggacggcggcggcgcgaccgagcagcagcagcagggggCGGGGCGCCACCGGCGGGCCATGTCCATGGCCGTCGCCTCCTCCAGGGACCTCGAGATGATCAAGGAGGACGTCGGCGGCTACAGCAACTACAAGATTGGCGCCTAG